A single Hippopotamus amphibius kiboko isolate mHipAmp2 chromosome 5, mHipAmp2.hap2, whole genome shotgun sequence DNA region contains:
- the OGA gene encoding protein O-GlcNAcase isoform X3, translating to MEQRKELFRRLQKWELNTYLYAPKDDYKHRMFWREMYSVEEAEQLMTLISAAREYEIEFIYAISPGLDITFSNPKEVSTLKRKLDQVSQFGCRSFALLFDDIDHNMCAADKEVFSSFAHAQVSITNEIYQYLGEPETFLFCPTEYCGTFCYPNVSQSPYLRTVGEKLLPGIEVLWTGPKVVSKEIPVESIEEVSKIIKRAPVIWDNIHANDYDQKRLFLGPYKGRSTELIPRLKGVLTNPNCEFEANYVAIHTLATWYKSNMNGVRKDVVMTDSEDSTVSIQIKLENEGSDEDIETDVLYSPQMALKLALTEWLQEFGVPHQYSSRQVAHSGAKASVVDGTPLVAAPSLNATTVVTTVYQEPIMSQGAALSGEPTALTKDEEKKQPDEEPMDMVVEKQEETDHKNDSQILTEIVEAKMAEELKPMDTDKESIAESKSPEMSMQEDCISDIAPMQTDEQTNKEQFVPGPNEKPLYTAEPVTLEDLQLLADLFYLPYEHGPKGAQMLREFQWLRANSSVVSVNCKGKDSEKIEEWRSRAAKFEEMCGLVMGMFTRLSNCANRTILYDMYSYVWDIKSIMSMVKSFVQWLGCRSHSSAQFLIGDQEPWAFRGGLAGEFQRLLPIDGANDLFFQPPPLTPTSKVYTIRPYFPKDEASVYKICREMYDDGVGLPFQSQPDLIGDKLVGGLLSLSLDYCFVLEDEDGICGYALGTVDVTPFIKKCKISWIPFMQEKYTKPNGDKELSEAEKIMLSFHEEQEVLPETFLANFPSLIKMDIHKKVTDPSVAKSMMACLLSSLKANGSRGAFCEVRPDDKRILEFYSKLGCFEIAKMEGFPKDVVILGRSL from the exons ATGGAACAGAGAAAAGAACTCTTTAGAAG gCTCCAGAAATGggaattaaatacatatttgtatgCTCCAAAAGATGACTACAAACATAGGATGTTTTGGCGAGAGATGTATTCAGTGGAGGAAGCtg AGCAACTTATGACTCTCATCTCTGCTGCACGGGAATATGAGATAGAGTTCATCTATGCTATCTCACCTGGATTGGATATTACCTTTTCTAACCCCAAGGAAGTATCTACATTGAAGCGCAAACTGGACCAG gtTTCTCAGTTTGGATGCAGGTCGTTTGCCTTGCTTTTTGATGATATTGACCATAATATGTGTGCAGCTGACAAAGAGGTATTCAGTTCTTTTGCTCATGCCCAGGTCTCCATCACAAATGAAATTTATCAGTACCTAGGAGAGCCAGAAACTTTCCTCTTCTGTCCCACAG AATATTGTGGCACTTTCTGTTATCCAAATGTGTCTCAGTCTCCTTATTTAAGGACTGTGGGTGAAAAGCTCCTACCTGGAATTGAGGTGCTTTGGACAG GTCCCAAAGTTGTTTCTAAAGAAATTCCAGTAGAGTCCATTGAAGAGGTTTCTAAGATTATTAAGAGAGCTCCAGTAATCTGGGATAACATTCATGCTAATGATTATGATCAGAAGAGACTGTTTCTGGGCCCATACAAAGGAAGATCCACAGAACTCATCCCGAGGTTAAAAGGAGTCTTGACTAATCCAAATTGTGAATTTGAAGCCAACTATGTTGCTATCCACACCCTTGCCACCTGGTACAAATCAAACATGAATGGAGTGAGGAAAGATGTAGTGATGA CTGATAGCGAAGACAGTACTGTATCGATCCAGATAAAGTTAGAAAATGAAGGCAGTGATGAAGATATAGAAACTGATGTACTCTATAGTCCACAGATGGCTCTGAAGTTAGCTTTAACAGAATGGTTGCAGGAATTTGGCGTACCTCATCAGTACAGCA GTAGGCAAGTTGCACACAGTGGGGCTAAAGCAAGTGTAGTTGATGGGactcctctagttgcagcacccTCTTTAAATGCCACAACTGTAGTTACAACTGTTTACCAGGAGCCCATTATGAGCCAGGGAGCAGCCTTGAGTGGTGAGCCTACAGCTCTGACCAaggatgaagaaaagaaacagccagATGAGGAACCCATGGACATGGTAgtggaaaaacaggaagaaacagacCACAAGAATGACAGTCAAATACTAACTGAAATCGTTGAAGCTAAAATGGCAGAGGAATTGAAACCAATGGACACTGATAAAGAGAGCATAGCTGAATCAAAATCCCCAGAGATGTCTATGCAGGAAGATTGCATTAGTGATATTGCTCCTATGCAGACTGATGAACAGACAAACAAGGAGCAGTTTGTTCCTGGTCCAAACGAAAAGCCTTTGTACACAGCAGAACCAGTGACTCTGGAGGATTTGCAGTTACTTGCTGACCTGTTTTACCTTCCTTATGAGCATGGACCCAAAGGAGCACAGATGTTGCGGGAGTTCCAGTGGCTTCGAGCAAATAGCAGTGTTGTCAGTGTCAATTGCAAAGGAAAAGACTCTGAGAAA ATTGAAGAATGGCGGTCACGAGCAGCCAAGTTTGAAGAGATGTGCGGACTAGTGATGGGAATGTTTACTCGGCTCTCCAATTGTGCCAACAGGACAATCCTTTATGACATGTACTCCTATGTGTGGGATATCAAGAGTATAATGTCTATGGTGAAGTCTTTTGTACAATGGTTAG GGTGTCGTAGTCATTCTTCAGCACAGTTCTTAATTGGAGACCAAGAACCCTGGGCCTTTAGAGGTGGTCTAGCAGGAGAGTTCCAG cGTTTGCTGCCAATTGATGGGGCAAATGACCTCTTTTTTCAACCACCCCCACTGACTCCTACCTCCAAAGTTTATACTATCAGACCATATTTTCCTAAAGATGAG GCTTCCGTGTACAAGATTTGCAGAGAAATGTATGACGATGGCGTTGGTTTACCTTTTCAAAGTCAACCTGACCTTATTGGAGATAA GTTAGTAGGAGGGCTCCTTTCCCTCAGCCTGGATTACTGTTTTGTCCTAGAAGATGAAGATGGCATATGTGGTTATGCGCTGGGCACTGTAGATGTGACccccttcattaaaaaatgtaaaatttcctgGATTCCCTTCATGCAGGAGAAGTATACCAAACCAAATGGTGACAAAGAACTCTCTGAGGCTGAG aaaataatgtTGAGTTTCCATGAAGAGCAGGAAGTGTTGCCAGAAACTTTCCTTGCCAACTTCCCTTCTCTGATAAAGATGGATATTCACAAAAAAGTAACTGATCCAAGTGTAGCTAAAAGCATGATGGCTTGCCTCCTGTCTTCACTGAAGGCTAATG gctCCCGAGGGGCTTTCTGTGAAGTGAGACCTGATGATAAAAGAATTTTGGAATTTTACAGCAAGTTAGGCTGTTTTGAAATTGCAAAAATGGAAGGATTTCCAAAGGATGTGGTTATACTTGGTCGGAGCCTGTGA